GGCGGGGAACGCGACGCGGTGGTACGGGCGTGCCGGTTCTACGGGGCCTACACCGTGCTGCACGTGGTGCTGCGCGACGGGACCGCGTTGCGGCTGAGGAGTACGGGGGACGCCCGCCTGGAAGCGGGCGCGATCGTCAGCGTGGAGGTCGACGGTCCGGTGCTGGCCTACGCCTCACCAGCCGGTGGGTAGTGGATGGCCTTCGGCGAAACCGGCTGCCGACTGCACCCCCAGCACGACCTTCTCGTGCAACTCGGGCAGGTTCGATGCGCCCACGTAGGTGCATGTGCTGCGCACGCCTGACGTGATGTGGTCGAGCAGGTCCTCGACGCCGCCACGGGCCGGGTCGAGGCCCATCCGCGAGGTCGATATGCCTTCCTCGAACAGCGCTTTGCGCGCCCGGTCGAACGCGCTGTCGCCCGCGGTTCGCGCGGCCACGGCACGTTTGGACGCCATCCCGTAGCTCTCCTTGTACGGCCGGGCGTCCCGGTCGAACAGCAGGTCGCCGGGGGACTCGTAGGTGCCGGCGAACCACGAGCCGATCATCACGTTGGACGCACCCGCCGCAAGTGCCAGCGCGACGTCCCTGGGGTGACGCACTCCGCCGTCCGCCCATACGTGCCCGCCGAGTTGCCTTGCCGCAGCGGCACATTCGACGACGGCGGAGAACTGCGGGCGGCCCACACCGGTCATCATCCGGGTCGTGCACATGGCGCCGGGGCCGACACCGACCTTGACTATCGAGGCGCCCGCCTCGATCAGGTCCCTCGTGCCCTCGGCCGACACCACGTTGCCCGCCACCAGCGGCAGGCCGAGGTCCAGCGAGGCGACGGCCTTGATGGCGTCGAGCATCTTGGCCTGATGTCCGTGTGCGGTGTCGATGACGAGCAGGTCCACACCGGCCTCGGCGAGCGCCTGCGCCTTGGCGCCGACGTCGCCGTTGATGCCGACGGCCGCGGCGATGCGCAGCCGGCCCTTGGCGTCGACGGCCGGTGTGTAGATCCCGGCCCGGATCGCCCCGGTGCGGGTCAGCACGCCGGCGAGGGTGCCGTCCGGCGAGGTCATCACCGCGACGTCGATCGGGGCGTGCTCGAGCATGTCGAACACCTCACGTGGGTCGGTACCCACCGGCGCGGTGACGAAGTCGGACAGCGCGATGTCGCGGACGCGGGCGAACCGGTCGACGCCCACACAGTTGGCCTCCGTCACCACGCCGATGGGGCGTCCCTCGAACACCACGACGGCCGCGCCGTGGGCACGCTTGTGCAGGAGCGCATTGGCGTCCGAGACGGAGTCCTCAGGACTCAGCGTGACCGGGGTGTCCACCACCAGGTCGCGGCTCTTGACGAAGTCCACTGTTGCGCTGACCGCCGTGATGGGCAGGTCCTGCGGCAGCACCACGATGCCGCCGCGGCGCGCGACCGTCTCGGCCATCCGCCTGCCCGCCACCGCGGTCATGTTCGCGACGACCACGGGGATGGTGGTGCCGGAACCGTCCACGGTGGACAGGTCGACGTCGAAGCGTGACGCCACGTCCGATCGTCCCGGAACGACGAAGACGTCGTTGTAGGTCAGGTCATACGGTGGCGTGTGTCCGTCCAGAAACCTCACGCAGTCGAATCTACTCAGGCTTCGATTTCGCTGTGGTCGCCGCTCCAGAGGGTGTGGAATTTTTTGCCGGGTTCGGCGTCGGTGCGTGCGTAGGTGTGTGCGCCGAAGAAGTCGCGCAGGCCTTGGGTGAGTGCTGCGGGTAGCCGCTCGGTGCGCAGCGCGTCGTAGTAGGACAGGGCCGAGGAGAATCCGGGGATCGGGATGCCGAGCTGTGTGGCGGTGACCACCACGCGGCGCCAGCTGTCGATGGCTGATTCGACGGCGCTGCGGAAGTAGGGTGCTGCCAGCAGGGTGGCGAGGTCGGGTTCGGCGTCGTAGGCCTCTTTGATCCGGTTGAGGAACTTCGCCCGGATGATGCAGCCGCCGCGCCAGATGGTGGCCAGGTCGCCGGGGGTGATGTTCCAGTGGTATTCGGCGCTGCCGGCTTGGATCTGGTTGAAGCCTTGGGCGTAGGCGACGATCTTGGAGGCGTAGAGCGCTTGGCGGACGTCTTCGATGAACTGGGCGGTGTCAGACGGTGCGGTGCCCAGTTGGCCGGAGGCCAGGCCGACGGTGGCTTTGCGTTGGGGTACCGAGCCGGACAGGGCGCGGGCGAATACGGCTTCGGCGATGCCGGTGACCGGTACGCCGAGGTCGAGGGCGGATTTGACGGTCCAGCGGCCGGTGCCTTTTTGTTCGGCCTCGTCGACGATCACGTCGACGAGGGGTTTGCCGGTCTTGGTGTCGGTCTGGCGCAGCACTTTGGCGGTGATTTCGACCAGGAAGCTGTCGAGGTCGCCTTTGTTCCATTCGTCGAAGACGTCGGCGATCTGGCCCGCGGTCTTGCCCAGGCCGTCGCGCAGCAGTTGGTAGGCCTCGCCGATGAGTTGCATGTCGGAGTATTCGATGCCGTTGTGCACCATTTTGACGAAGTGGCCGGCGCCGTCGGGGCCGATGTGGGTACAGCAGGGCACTCCGTCGACGTGGGCG
This genomic window from Mycolicibacterium goodii contains:
- a CDS encoding GuaB1 family IMP dehydrogenase-related protein; the protein is MRFLDGHTPPYDLTYNDVFVVPGRSDVASRFDVDLSTVDGSGTTIPVVVANMTAVAGRRMAETVARRGGIVVLPQDLPITAVSATVDFVKSRDLVVDTPVTLSPEDSVSDANALLHKRAHGAAVVVFEGRPIGVVTEANCVGVDRFARVRDIALSDFVTAPVGTDPREVFDMLEHAPIDVAVMTSPDGTLAGVLTRTGAIRAGIYTPAVDAKGRLRIAAAVGINGDVGAKAQALAEAGVDLLVIDTAHGHQAKMLDAIKAVASLDLGLPLVAGNVVSAEGTRDLIEAGASIVKVGVGPGAMCTTRMMTGVGRPQFSAVVECAAAARQLGGHVWADGGVRHPRDVALALAAGASNVMIGSWFAGTYESPGDLLFDRDARPYKESYGMASKRAVAARTAGDSAFDRARKALFEEGISTSRMGLDPARGGVEDLLDHITSGVRSTCTYVGASNLPELHEKVVLGVQSAAGFAEGHPLPTGW
- the gndA gene encoding NADP-dependent phosphogluconate dehydrogenase, coding for MTSSSTPSSTTGTAQIGVTGLAVMGSNIARNFARHGYTVALHNRSIAKTDALLAEHGSEGRFVRSETIAEFLDALEKPRRVLIMVKAGEATDAVINELAEAMEPGDIIIDGGNALYTDTIRREAAMRERGLHFVGAGISGGEEGALNGPSIMPGGPAESYTSLGPLLEEISAHVDGVPCCTHIGPDGAGHFVKMVHNGIEYSDMQLIGEAYQLLRDGLGKTAGQIADVFDEWNKGDLDSFLVEITAKVLRQTDTKTGKPLVDVIVDEAEQKGTGRWTVKSALDLGVPVTGIAEAVFARALSGSVPQRKATVGLASGQLGTAPSDTAQFIEDVRQALYASKIVAYAQGFNQIQAGSAEYHWNITPGDLATIWRGGCIIRAKFLNRIKEAYDAEPDLATLLAAPYFRSAVESAIDSWRRVVVTATQLGIPIPGFSSALSYYDALRTERLPAALTQGLRDFFGAHTYARTDAEPGKKFHTLWSGDHSEIEA